The following proteins are encoded in a genomic region of Kineosporiaceae bacterium:
- a CDS encoding FAD-dependent oxidoreductase: MLTCDVVIVGGGIVGRACALATARAGMKVTLLDPGPDLRAATGASGAMLGAFGEVTSGGADPATDGALEGRVRAARMYSDWLTSLTQSQVTPPMTPGTLVVASVASRLDRANLVAMSAALAHYGEQWEAVAGDVVDYLRPAHDTPLLDALWLPREGSVDVGQVMDALWAELTAHSSVNIVGEAARTLRVSDGRIAGVDTTGTSLDARWTVIAAGVASTSLLATVPEAAQAVLPLLEGKVTSLVLRSRNALPHVVRTPNREFACGVHLVPRAGSLVYLGATNRVASVAGATGAAAVGEVHYLIETAIRQLDTRLTHADIVSVQSGCRPLSADGNPLVGVTAMPGLVVATGTYRNGVLLAPYVGEIVAREITMGCGEAGNPYSPIGRDQPAAKSHAEIKDVLRRASSGLLAMMLEPGGTLPYGRIEEVSELLEVLVPLLADSRSPAVARLCRDIIGTFPVEEMVPELLILLRMHFAEVNGLAVAEAEVSGRSL, from the coding sequence ATGTTGACTTGTGACGTTGTCATCGTCGGGGGCGGCATCGTAGGACGGGCCTGCGCTTTAGCTACGGCCCGTGCTGGCATGAAGGTGACGCTCCTTGACCCCGGACCAGATCTGAGGGCCGCGACAGGGGCGTCCGGAGCGATGCTTGGTGCCTTCGGCGAGGTCACGTCTGGGGGAGCGGACCCAGCTACTGATGGTGCGTTGGAGGGCCGAGTACGAGCGGCTCGGATGTACTCTGACTGGCTCACCTCCCTCACACAGTCCCAGGTGACACCTCCAATGACACCTGGGACCTTGGTTGTAGCAAGCGTCGCTAGTAGGCTCGATCGGGCGAATCTCGTCGCCATGAGTGCCGCGCTGGCTCACTACGGGGAGCAGTGGGAGGCGGTCGCGGGGGACGTTGTCGACTATTTGCGTCCCGCGCATGACACGCCGCTGTTGGACGCGCTCTGGCTGCCCAGGGAGGGTTCGGTAGACGTTGGGCAGGTGATGGACGCACTGTGGGCCGAGCTCACGGCGCACTCCTCAGTCAACATCGTCGGTGAGGCTGCTCGCACGCTGCGAGTGTCCGATGGCCGGATCGCCGGTGTCGACACGACCGGCACCTCGCTCGACGCCCGTTGGACGGTGATAGCCGCCGGGGTGGCTAGTACGAGTCTCTTGGCCACTGTGCCGGAAGCGGCTCAGGCAGTCCTGCCACTCCTAGAGGGTAAGGTCACCAGCCTCGTACTGAGATCACGCAACGCATTGCCGCACGTTGTCCGTACTCCCAACCGCGAATTCGCCTGCGGTGTTCACTTGGTTCCGCGGGCGGGCTCGCTTGTATATTTGGGCGCCACCAACCGTGTGGCCAGCGTGGCCGGAGCAACCGGTGCGGCAGCGGTTGGCGAGGTTCACTACCTTATCGAGACGGCAATCCGACAATTGGATACGAGGCTTACTCACGCCGACATCGTTTCCGTCCAGTCGGGCTGCCGCCCGCTGAGTGCCGATGGCAACCCGCTGGTCGGAGTGACGGCGATGCCAGGGCTTGTGGTGGCTACCGGCACCTACCGCAACGGCGTGCTACTTGCTCCCTATGTCGGCGAGATCGTGGCGAGGGAAATCACCATGGGTTGTGGCGAAGCGGGGAATCCCTATTCGCCAATAGGCCGTGACCAACCAGCAGCGAAATCTCACGCCGAAATCAAGGACGTCCTCCGCCGGGCCTCCTCCGGACTCCTCGCCATGATGCTAGAGCCGGGAGGGACTCTTCCATACGGCCGCATTGAAGAGGTCAGCGAACTGCTGGAGGTGTTGGTGCCTCTGTTGGCTGACAGCCGCAGTCCGGCTGTGGCCCGCTTGTGCCGGGACATTATTGGGACTTTCCCGGTCGAGGAGATGGTTCCGGAGTTGCTCATTCTGCTCCGAATGCACTTTGCCGAAGTGAATGGCCTGGCCGTCGCAGAGGCCGAGGTATCAGGGCGTTCCCTCTAG
- a CDS encoding fatty acid desaturase encodes MRSMQTSAAAVPRPIIWRASWRGRRDSDIRLHRLLEVHLIYAIAPIIVTAVVSWREPTAAILAALYPLRYLAYALDMYDFEAVVHWHMHTRSLLVRNRPSASAFVNFAMNYIVGPLNGYVPRLYEIEHMRLHHRYDSGPGDPYSPMPFRRTSLVEFSWFAMFVMLADMTGLALVTERRLSWRWRRLAFLNAAGYWLIVGVLLALDRPLGVLLPLFAMLHGLDQAKSQYKWHGLPDANNPEDPLGNTILWVANEAAWREVSDRQVVLNASNADGTSGRDWTYFDNYHLIHHLHPSAHFDRYVDLLRQRAPEIIAAGGIVMTLPTIASSAFKMWSGDIEGLEKALITEPADGLDKRELIRRRLEPVPQVRHADGRVFDSLPVRRLDQHLVRWLGLITGGR; translated from the coding sequence GTGCGCTCGATGCAGACATCGGCTGCAGCGGTTCCGAGGCCGATTATCTGGCGGGCATCCTGGCGCGGGCGGCGCGATTCAGACATCCGTTTACACCGCCTGCTGGAAGTTCACCTCATCTACGCGATAGCCCCGATTATCGTCACCGCCGTCGTATCGTGGCGTGAGCCGACCGCCGCGATACTTGCAGCACTTTACCCGCTGCGATACTTGGCTTACGCGCTGGACATGTATGACTTCGAAGCGGTCGTGCATTGGCATATGCATACCCGAAGCCTTCTTGTGCGGAACAGGCCGTCCGCTTCGGCATTCGTAAACTTTGCCATGAACTACATTGTAGGTCCCCTCAATGGCTACGTGCCACGTCTGTATGAAATCGAGCACATGCGTCTGCACCATCGTTACGATAGTGGTCCTGGCGATCCGTACTCCCCGATGCCGTTTCGACGCACCAGCCTGGTTGAGTTCAGCTGGTTCGCTATGTTCGTGATGTTAGCGGACATGACCGGCTTGGCTCTGGTCACCGAGCGGCGCCTGTCGTGGCGATGGCGTAGGTTAGCGTTTCTCAACGCCGCCGGCTACTGGCTTATCGTCGGCGTTCTACTTGCTTTGGATCGACCCTTGGGTGTTCTCCTTCCCCTTTTCGCGATGCTACACGGGCTCGACCAAGCCAAGTCACAGTACAAATGGCATGGGCTGCCTGACGCGAATAATCCGGAGGACCCGCTCGGCAACACCATCTTGTGGGTGGCGAACGAGGCAGCCTGGCGCGAAGTGTCGGATCGACAGGTGGTGCTTAATGCAAGTAATGCGGATGGTACCTCTGGCCGGGACTGGACGTACTTCGATAATTACCATCTCATCCACCACCTACACCCGTCGGCACATTTTGACCGGTACGTGGATCTGCTGAGACAGCGAGCCCCTGAGATAATCGCTGCTGGTGGCATTGTGATGACTTTGCCCACGATTGCCTCAAGCGCCTTCAAAATGTGGTCCGGAGACATCGAAGGGCTAGAGAAGGCATTGATCACTGAGCCCGCCGACGGCCTGGACAAGCGCGAACTCATTCGACGACGGTTAGAGCCGGTTCCTCAGGTACGTCATGCGGATGGGCGGGTGTTCGACAGTCTCCCGGTACGTCGACTGGACCAGCACCTCGTTCGCTGGTTGGGCCTGATCACGGGCGGGCGGTGA
- a CDS encoding radical SAM protein: protein MRTPLDVHLYVTPRCNLSCPHCYYDAMERGRQPADTLDLQEIGRILTGLCERFDADVSLEGGEPFMRAGLGSMLSTLDASVLARITITTNGTVRVAAPKAVLSQLGGLRISIDGHTDQLQQELRGVEVAPVLATCASLRSMRVAYTVRMTLYRGNVRLLRDIYSWLAANEIARISLFEYQASGRGIGQDQMFGVSSSDIEQLLSDLLRLPRPPGLELLTLNLAQRRVESAMSRQEELSDAGVGLLQLPENANCTINYNGTVGVSPWLVTASGSPDIFTSTHSPTFLDEIEQAAVRGGLHDAGPCLSRIQLRYER, encoded by the coding sequence ATGAGGACGCCGCTCGATGTGCACCTTTATGTAACGCCGCGCTGCAATCTTTCGTGTCCGCACTGTTACTACGACGCGATGGAACGTGGGAGGCAGCCCGCCGACACGTTGGACCTTCAAGAGATCGGGCGAATCCTTACCGGACTCTGCGAGCGCTTCGATGCTGACGTCTCGCTTGAGGGTGGTGAGCCGTTCATGCGCGCCGGACTTGGTTCGATGCTCTCCACCCTTGATGCATCTGTACTTGCCCGAATCACCATCACCACCAACGGCACGGTGCGAGTGGCAGCGCCGAAAGCCGTGCTTTCCCAGTTGGGTGGCCTCCGCATCTCCATTGACGGACATACTGACCAATTGCAGCAGGAGTTGCGAGGCGTCGAGGTCGCGCCCGTCCTAGCGACATGCGCAAGCCTCCGCTCCATGCGAGTGGCGTACACGGTTCGAATGACACTGTACCGCGGCAACGTCCGGCTCCTCAGAGACATTTACTCTTGGCTTGCGGCGAATGAAATCGCCCGCATTTCACTATTCGAGTACCAGGCATCTGGTCGCGGCATCGGACAAGACCAGATGTTTGGGGTTAGCTCGAGCGACATAGAACAACTGCTTTCTGACCTTTTACGACTGCCTCGTCCTCCTGGGCTAGAACTACTCACACTCAATCTCGCTCAACGGCGCGTGGAAAGCGCAATGTCACGGCAGGAAGAGTTGTCCGATGCCGGAGTGGGGCTCCTGCAACTCCCGGAAAATGCGAACTGCACCATCAACTACAACGGCACAGTCGGAGTGAGCCCTTGGCTGGTAACAGCCTCCGGGTCCCCGGATATCTTTACCAGCACGCACTCACCAACTTTCCTCGACGAGATTGAGCAGGCGGCCGTCAGGGGAGGGCTTCACGACGCAGGCCCTTGTCTAAGCCGAATACAGCTCCGGTACGAGCGATGA